The DNA sequence AGCCGAGCAGCGCTTACTTGTTCGCCACGAAATCCAGCGAACTTATAGCAGGCTCGTACAGCACTTGGACAACGTTGCCGTCGAGGTCGCGAAGGTAGAACGAGACCGAGCCGTCGCGATGATGCGCCAGCGGCTTTACGATGTCGAGGCCGTGGGTCACCGCCCAGGCGAAACCCGCTTCGACTTCAGCAACCGAGGCGGCAATGAAGCCCAGATGATCGAGCGTCTGCGCCGCGGGGTCGCCGCGGGCACCGCGATGGAGCGCCAGGTTATCGCATCCGGAACTCATATAGACGTTATCGGCATCGGGCTGCCATACCAGGCGCATGCCGAAGACGCGCGCGTAGAATTCCCGCGCCCGCTCGACATCCGCCACCCGCAGAGCCAGATGGCGCAGTCCCCGATGTGAGATCATCGTGTGAACCTCTCCTTGAAACCGGGCTGAAGCGGGCTCATTACCGCCGATAACCGATCACCGCCCAAATCGGATCGGACGGCGCTCCTGGACGTTCGCTGCGATCGATTACCTCGATCTGCTCGAAGGCGCCGCTTTCTTCAAAGTAGCGTGTCACGACCGCGACCCGACCCGCACTGCCGGAAGCCTGCCAGAGCGCGACCGCTTTGGTCGGAAACATGCGGTTCGAGAAGCTCACGATGAAAGGCTTGCTCACGCGCAGCACCCGCCCAACTTCGGCGAATACTTCGATTGGCCGGGTAAGATACTGCACCGACACGGTTATCAGCGCCGCGTCGAAGGAACTATCCGCGAAGGGCAATCGCGGCTCCCGATTGACATCATGCACCACGATTTCACTTAACGCGGGATTGTCGCTCATCTCCTCGCGATTAAGCCCGAGGCCGACGACGCGCGCCGGCTTGAGCTCTTTCGGAATATGCGAGCGCCAACTGCTCATCAAATCGAGAATTTCACTGCCCGGCGCCACGCGGCTGACGAAAATTTCGCCGACCGCAGCGATGGCGCCGTCGTCGATATGGACCACCCGGCGCGGCGCGCGATAGAACTCCTCGTCGTCGGTCTCATCGACCCGGCGGAAAAAATTCGACTTGAGCAAATCGGCCATCGCGGCTCCTAAATCGAGTAATCAGACGGCGTTGACATCATTCCGCAGCCTTATCTAAAGTAAAACAGCTTTCCACTCCTGTTTATGGAGTCTCCGCTACTATCGCGGGGGCTCGTGGAAACCACAGAAAAAATTGCGCCGAGAAAAGACAAACTACGTTATTCAATCGGTGATGCACTCCCTCGACGTACTCGAACAGTTCTTCGGCGAGGTCGATGAGTTGGGCGTTACCGAACTCTCGAAACGGCTCAAG is a window from the Candidatus Binataceae bacterium genome containing:
- a CDS encoding class I SAM-dependent methyltransferase produces the protein MADLLKSNFFRRVDETDDEEFYRAPRRVVHIDDGAIAAVGEIFVSRVAPGSEILDLMSSWRSHIPKELKPARVVGLGLNREEMSDNPALSEIVVHDVNREPRLPFADSSFDAALITVSVQYLTRPIEVFAEVGRVLRVSKPFIVSFSNRMFPTKAVALWQASGSAGRVAVVTRYFEESGAFEQIEVIDRSERPGAPSDPIWAVIGYRR
- a CDS encoding VOC family protein; this translates as MISHRGLRHLALRVADVERAREFYARVFGMRLVWQPDADNVYMSSGCDNLALHRGARGDPAAQTLDHLGFIAASVAEVEAGFAWAVTHGLDIVKPLAHHRDGSVSFYLRDLDGNVVQVLYEPAISSLDFVANK